One window of the Bos indicus x Bos taurus breed Angus x Brahman F1 hybrid chromosome 8, Bos_hybrid_MaternalHap_v2.0, whole genome shotgun sequence genome contains the following:
- the LOC113897841 gene encoding olfactory receptor 13J1-like, which yields MEPVNSTEVSEFFLKGFSGYPALEHLLFPLCSAMYLVTLLGNTGIVAVSVLDARLHTPMYFFLGNLSILDICYTSTFVPLMLVHLLSAQKTISFLGCALQMCLSLFTGSTECLLLAIMAYDRYLAICRLLRYPVLMSHRLCWLLAGAAWVLGLCKSVTETVIAMRLPFCGHRVVSHFTCEILAVLKLACGDTSISEVFLLVGAILLLPVPLAFICLSYTLILATTLRVPSAAGRHKAFSTCSAHLAVVMLFYGTVIFMYMKPKSKEAHISDEVFTVLYAVVTPMLNPVIYSLRNKEVKEAARKVWGRIQTSR from the coding sequence ATGGAGCCAGTCAACAGCACAGAGGTGTCTGAGTTCTTCCTGAAAGGATTTTCAGGTTACCCTGCCCTGGAGCACCTGCTCTTCCCTCTGTGCTCAGCCATGTACCTGGTGACCCTGCTGGGGAACACAGGCATTGTGGCAGTCAGCGTGCTGGATGCCCGCctgcacacacccatgtacttcttcctgggcAACCTCTCCATCCTGGACATCTGCTACACGTCCACTTTTGTGCCCCTGATGCTTGTCCACCTCCTGTCAGCCCAGAAGACCATCTCCTTTCTTGGCTGCGCACTCCAGATGTGTCTGAGTCTGTTTACAGGCTCCACAGAGTGTCTGCTGCTCGCCATCATGGCCTATGATCGCTACCTGGCCATCTGCCGGCTCCTTAGGTACCCCGTGCTGATGAGCCACAGGCTCTGCTGGTTGCTGGCCGGGGCTGCCTGGGTCCTTGGTCTCTGCAAGTCAGTGACTGAGACAGTCATCGCCATGAGGCTGCCCTTCTGCGGCCACCGTGTGGTCAGTCACTTCACCTGCGAGATCCTGGCAGTCCTGAAGCTGGCCTGTGGTGACACGTCCATCAGTGAGGTCTTCCTGCTGGTGGGTGCCATCTTGCTGCTGCCCGTGCCCCTGGCCTTCATCTGCCTGTCCTACACACTTATCCTGGCCACCACCCTGAGGGTACCCTCAGCTGCTGGGCGCCACAAAGCCTTCTCTACTTGCTCAGCACACCTGGCCGTGGTGATGCTTTTCTATGGCACCGTCATCTTCATGTACATGAAACCCAAGAGCAAGGAGGCTCATATCTCTGACGAGGTCTTCACGGTCCTCTATGctgtggtcacacccatgctgaaccccgtcatctacagcctgaggaacaaggAGGTGAAGGAGGCTGCCAGGAAGGTGTGGGGCAGGATACAGACCTCCAGGTGA
- the LOC113897450 gene encoding LOW QUALITY PROTEIN: olfactory receptor 2S2-like (The sequence of the model RefSeq protein was modified relative to this genomic sequence to represent the inferred CDS: inserted 1 base in 1 codon) — MSGANQTVMTEFVLLGLHDHHNLEMVLFVLCLGIYSVNVLGNALLIGLNMLDSRLHTPMYFFLSNLALMDISGTSSFVPLMLVNFLETQSTISFSGCTLQMYMTQALGSTECVLLAMMACDRSVAICQPLRYSELMSWHTSMWMVVLSWGAGFANSLLHSNLTWSLPFCGHNIINHFCEILAVLKLACGDISLNALILTVSSAIVTLPPLLLIILSYVFILTAILRVPSAAGRHKAFSTCSAHLTVVVXFYGTISFMYFKPKAKDLYLDKFLALFYGVVTPSLNPIIYSLRNAEMKAAAIALLRGDLLSRKMARSPVVLKSIRQVCVC, encoded by the exons ATGAGTGGGGCAAACCAGACGGTCATGACAGAGTTTGTCCTGCTGGGGCTACACGACCACCACAACCTAGAGATGGTCCTGTTTGTGCTCTGCCTGGGCATCTACTCTGTGAACGTGCTGGGGAATGCCCTCCTCATCGGGCTGAACATGCTGGACTCCCgcctgcacacccccatgtacttcttcctcagcaACCTCGCCCTCATGGACATCTCTGGCACATCCTCCTTCGTGCCTCTCATGCTGGTCAACTTCCTGGAAACCCAGAgcaccatctccttctctggctgTACCCTGCAGATGTACATGACCCAGGCACTAGGCTCCACGGAGTGCGTGCTCCTGGCCATGATGGCGTGTGACCGGTCCGTGGCCATCTGCCAGCCGCTTCGCTACTCAGAGCTCATGAGCTGGCACACGAGCATGTGGATGGTGGTGCTGAGCTGGGGGGCAGGCTTTGCCAACTCCCTTCTCCATTCCAATCTCACCTGGAGCCTCCCCTTCTGTGGCCACAATATCATCAACCACTTCTGTGAGATCTTGGCAGTGCTGAAACTCGCCTGTGGGGACATCTCTCTCAATGCACTGATATTAACGGTGTCTTCAGCTATTGTGACACTGCCCCCACTGCTGCTCATCATCCTGTCGTACGTGTTCATCCTCACTGCCATCCTGAGGGTGCCCTCTGCTGCCGGCCGGCACAAAGCCTTCTCTACCTGCTCTGCCCACCTCACAGTGGTGG ATTTCTATGGGACTATCTCCTTCATGTACTTCAAGCCCAAGGCCAAGGACCTCTACTTGGATAAGTTTCTTGCATTGTTCTACGGGGTCGTGACCCCATCGCTGAACCCCATCATCTACAGCCTAAGGAATGCAGAGATGAAAGCTGCTGCCATAGCTCTGCTGAGAGGAGACCTCCTCTCCAGGAAGATGGCCCGCTCTCCTGTTGTTCTCAAGTCCAtcaggcaggtgtgtgtgtgctga
- the LOC113897840 gene encoding olfactory receptor 13J1-like yields the protein MEPVNSTEVSEFFLKGFSGYPALEHLLFPLCSAMYLVTLLGNTGIVAVSVLDAHLHTPMYFFLGNLSILDICYTSTFVPLMLVHLLSAQKTISFLGCALQMCLGLSTGSTECLLLTIMAYDRYLAICQPLRYPVLMSHRLCWLLAGAAWVFCLFMSVTETVIAMRLPFCGHRVVSHFACEILAVLKLACGDTSISEVFLLVGAILLLPVPLAFICLSYTLILATTLRVPSAAGRRKAFSTCSAHLAVVMLYYGTVIFMYMKPKSKEARISDEVFTVLYAVVTPMLNPIIYSLRNKEVKEAARKVWGRIQTSR from the coding sequence ATGGAGCCAGTCAACAGCACAGAGGTGTCTGAGTTCTTCCTGAAAGGATTTTCAGGTTACCCTGCCCTGGAGCACCTGCTTTTCCCTCTGTGCTCAGCCATGTACCTGGTGACCCTGCTGGGGAACACAGGCATCGTGGCGGTCAGTGTGCTGGATGCCCACctgcacacacccatgtacttcttcctgggcAACCTCTCCATCCTGGACATCTGCTACACGTCCACTTTTGTCCCCCTGATGCTTGTCCACCTCCTGTCAGCCCAGAAGACCATCTCCTTTCTTGGCTGCGCACTCCAGATGTGTCTGGGTCTGTCTACAGGCTCCACAGAGTGTCTGCTGCTCACCATCATGGCCTATGATCGCTACCTGGCCATCTGCCAGCCTCTTAGGTACCCCGTGCTGATGAGCCACCGGCTCTGCTGGTTGCTGGCGGGAGCCGCCTGGGTCTTCTGTCTCTTCATGTCAGTGACTGAGACAGTCATCGCCATGAGGCTGCCCTTCTGCGGCCACCGTGTGGTCAGTCACTTCGCCTGCGAGATCCTGGCAGTCCTGAAGCTGGCCTGTGGTGACACGTCCATCAGTGAGGTCTTCCTGCTGGTGGGTGCCATCTTGCTGCTGCCCGTGCCCCTGGCCTTCATCTGCCTGTCCTACACGCTTATCCTGGCCACCACCCTGAGGGTACCCTCAGCCGCCGGGCGCCGCAAAGCCTTCTCTACTTGCTCAGCACACCTGGCCGTGGTGATGCTTTACTACGGCACCGTTATCTTCATGTACATGAAACCCAAGAGCAAGGAGGCCCGTATCTCTGACGAGGTCTTCACGGTCCTCTATGctgtggtcacacccatgctgaaccccatcatctacagcctgaggaacaaggAGGTGAAGGAGGCCGCCAGGAAGGTGTGGGGCAGGATACAGACCTCCAGGTGA